A single Filimonas effusa DNA region contains:
- the katG gene encoding catalase/peroxidase HPI produces MEKGTNDISKCPFHNGSMKQSVGGGGTRNRDWWPNQLKLTILRQHSPLSDPMGKTFNYKEAFESLDLEAVKKDLHALMTDSQDWWPADFGHYGPLFVRMAWHSAGTYRVGDGRGGAGAGMQRFAPLNSWPDNVSLDKARRLLWPIKQKYGQKISWADLLILTGNVALESMGFKTFGFAGGREDVWEPDESVYWGSERTWLGGDIRYAHGSPGVPKEHGVVSSDDDDDGDIHSRNLEKPLAAVQMGLIYVNPEGPDGNPDPIAAAKDIRDTFGRMAMNDEETVALIAGGHSFGKTHGAAPASHVGKEPEAAGIEMQGLGWSNSYGSGKGADTITSGLEVIWTKTPTQWSNNFFENLFGFEWELTKSPAGAHQWVAKDAEGIIPDAYDSSRKHRPTMLTTDLSLRMDPAYEKISRRFLENPDQFADAFARAWFKLTHRDMGPRARYLGPDVPAEELLWQDPIPPVDHVLIDESDITALKAKVLNAGLSISELVGTAWASASTFRGSDKRGGANGARIRLAPQKYWQVNNSAQLQKVLNVLEGIGNEFNSAAKGGKKVSLADLIVLAGCAGVEKAAKDAGYEGSVPFTPGRMDASADKTDVESFGYLEPVADGFRNYRKAGFPVSTEELLIDKAQLLTLTAPELTVLVGGMRVLETNFDGSRHGVFTSRPGQLTNDFFINLLDMGTAWKAATPDKEIYEGTSRSTGELKWTGTRADLVFGSNAELRAIAEVYGSADAQEKFVNDFVAAWDKVMNLDRFDL; encoded by the coding sequence ATGGAAAAAGGAACAAACGACATCAGTAAATGCCCTTTTCATAATGGCAGCATGAAGCAAAGTGTTGGTGGTGGTGGCACCAGGAATCGTGATTGGTGGCCCAACCAGTTAAAGCTGACTATACTGCGCCAGCATTCGCCTTTATCGGACCCTATGGGCAAAACTTTTAATTATAAGGAAGCTTTTGAAAGCCTGGATCTGGAAGCAGTTAAAAAAGATCTTCATGCATTAATGACAGATTCACAGGATTGGTGGCCGGCTGATTTTGGGCATTATGGTCCTTTGTTTGTCCGTATGGCATGGCATAGCGCGGGTACTTACCGTGTAGGTGATGGCAGGGGAGGTGCAGGTGCAGGCATGCAGCGTTTTGCGCCGCTTAACAGCTGGCCCGACAATGTGAGTTTGGATAAGGCCCGCAGGCTGCTTTGGCCTATCAAGCAAAAATATGGGCAGAAAATATCCTGGGCTGATCTATTGATCCTTACAGGGAATGTAGCATTGGAATCGATGGGTTTCAAGACTTTTGGTTTTGCCGGTGGACGTGAGGACGTATGGGAGCCGGATGAGTCGGTTTACTGGGGTTCTGAAAGGACGTGGCTGGGAGGTGATATCCGTTATGCGCACGGCTCCCCCGGCGTGCCTAAAGAGCATGGGGTAGTATCGTCTGATGATGATGATGATGGTGATATTCATTCCCGCAACCTTGAAAAGCCGCTTGCGGCTGTTCAAATGGGGTTGATATATGTGAATCCTGAGGGGCCTGACGGTAATCCTGATCCTATTGCCGCAGCAAAAGATATCCGCGATACTTTCGGCCGGATGGCAATGAATGATGAAGAAACTGTTGCGCTTATTGCGGGCGGACATAGTTTTGGTAAAACGCACGGGGCTGCTCCTGCAAGTCATGTAGGTAAAGAACCTGAAGCGGCGGGTATTGAAATGCAGGGATTGGGATGGAGCAACAGTTACGGTTCGGGTAAAGGCGCTGATACTATTACGAGCGGACTGGAAGTAATATGGACAAAAACACCTACACAATGGAGTAATAATTTCTTTGAAAATCTTTTTGGCTTTGAGTGGGAGCTTACTAAAAGTCCTGCCGGCGCTCACCAGTGGGTGGCTAAAGATGCCGAGGGTATTATTCCTGATGCTTATGACAGCTCCAGGAAACACAGGCCAACGATGCTTACAACTGACCTATCGTTAAGGATGGATCCTGCTTATGAAAAGATCTCGCGGCGTTTTCTTGAAAATCCTGATCAATTTGCAGACGCTTTTGCGCGTGCCTGGTTTAAGTTAACACACCGTGATATGGGGCCACGCGCACGCTATCTGGGGCCTGATGTTCCTGCTGAAGAACTGCTTTGGCAGGATCCTATTCCGCCAGTGGATCATGTATTAATAGATGAAAGTGATATTACTGCATTAAAGGCCAAAGTACTGAATGCAGGATTGAGTATCTCTGAACTTGTTGGTACTGCATGGGCTTCTGCTTCAACCTTCCGTGGTTCGGATAAGCGCGGTGGCGCCAACGGTGCCCGTATCCGCCTGGCTCCGCAAAAATACTGGCAGGTAAATAACTCTGCGCAGCTGCAAAAGGTGTTGAATGTTCTTGAAGGTATTGGCAACGAATTCAACAGCGCTGCCAAAGGCGGCAAAAAAGTTTCGCTGGCCGACCTGATTGTACTTGCTGGTTGCGCTGGTGTAGAAAAGGCCGCAAAAGATGCAGGTTATGAAGGCTCCGTGCCTTTTACTCCAGGTAGGATGGATGCTTCTGCTGATAAGACGGATGTTGAGTCTTTCGGTTACCTGGAGCCTGTTGCAGATGGTTTCCGGAATTATCGTAAAGCAGGTTTCCCTGTGTCTACGGAAGAGTTATTGATCGATAAAGCTCAGCTACTGACGCTTACGGCGCCGGAGTTGACTGTACTGGTAGGGGGTATGCGTGTATTGGAAACTAATTTTGATGGATCCCGTCATGGAGTTTTCACTTCCCGTCCCGGTCAGCTTACGAATGATTTCTTTATCAACTTACTGGATATGGGGACAGCCTGGAAGGCGGCAACTCCTGATAAAGAGATCTATGAAGGAACGAGTCGCTCTACAGGTGAATTGAAATGGACCGGCACGCGTGCGGATCTTGTGTTTGGTTCCAATGCAGAATTAAGAGCCATTGCAGAGGTTTATGGAAGTGCGGATGCCCAGGAGAAATTCGTGAACGATTTTGTAGCTGCATGGGATAAGGTAATGAATCTTGACAGGTTTGATCTGTAG